One window of Peteryoungia desertarenae genomic DNA carries:
- a CDS encoding DUF6481 family protein translates to MKNTRDNGLSDRRNAASDAKAAQLQAYKAALEKAAPTLEARQAERIAIATARDERRAERERLKTEERDRLKAEAAAAEAATQAAARAEIEAREAAEASRISRVVEDEVARKAQRDQRYAARKARQG, encoded by the coding sequence TTGAAAAACACGAGAGACAACGGCTTGTCCGACCGCCGCAACGCAGCCTCTGATGCCAAGGCCGCGCAGTTACAAGCCTACAAGGCTGCACTCGAAAAGGCAGCGCCGACACTGGAGGCGCGCCAGGCTGAGCGTATCGCGATTGCCACGGCACGTGATGAGCGCCGTGCCGAGCGCGAGCGGCTGAAGACCGAGGAACGCGATCGGCTAAAGGCTGAAGCCGCGGCGGCTGAAGCAGCCACCCAGGCCGCCGCGCGCGCCGAGATCGAAGCGCGCGAAGCTGCCGAAGCCAGCCGTATTTCGCGGGTGGTGGAAGACGAAGTTGCCCGCAAGGCCCAGCGCGACCAGCGCTATGCAGCCCGCAAGGCGCGTCAGGGATAA